The proteins below are encoded in one region of Oryzias melastigma strain HK-1 linkage group LG9, ASM292280v2, whole genome shotgun sequence:
- the LOC118597871 gene encoding glutathione hydrolase 5 proenzyme-like, with the protein MARSKAKVYLCCALILISFISIIVCIAVFAKRRCPNGTFSKAAVATDSKICSEIGRGILEKGGSAVDAAIAALLCTFLANPHSAGIGGGSIFTVMDSSGVVKILNSREEAPKKVKSDLLESCPEKSMTDLKWIGVPGEIRGFEMAHKLYGKLRWADLFQPTIKLARQGIPISEILQPYIERIPNTNETQSLRKLFTDTNDNLLKTGDIVKFEKLADTLEMIAKQGADVFYNGKIAEDLVQDVKAAGGTLDLEDLASYRATLTDAWNVPMGEYQMYFPPPPAGGSLLTLILNIMRGYKLNPDTLTGKEKTLFYHRYIESFKFANGLKKYIRDPRFTSEKRAKQFTEEGFANYIRSLITDNTTHDLQYYNVTPHLDSIGTTHVSVLHEDGSAVAVTSTINTIFGSRVVSPRTGIILNNELKDFCGRADSILPGERPPSSMSPVVMKSKSKMLVIGGSGGSMITTGMASALINHLWLGKSLEDAINTAIVFVDSKNAVKFEPDFDKGVIEALKALGHNHATAQKFYNVVNAVEKEDGCIFAVSDARKKGEPDGY; encoded by the exons ATGGCGCGGTCGAAAGCAAAGGTTTATCTCTGCTGCGCGCTGATTCTGATCAGCTTTATATCCATCATTGTGTGTATTGCTGTGTTTGCGAAGCGCAGGTGTCCAAATGGAACTTTCTCTAAAGCGGCAGTGGCCACAGACTCAAAGATATGCTCAGAAATTGGAAG GGGCATACTTGAAAAGGGGGGCTCTGCGGTAGATGCCGCTATTGCTGCGCTGCTGTGCACTTTTTTGGCGAATCCGCACAGTGCGGGGATCGGAGGGGGATCCATCTTCACAGTGATGGACAGCTCTG GTGTTGTCAAAATTCTCAACTCCAGAGAGGAAGcgcctaaaaaagtaaaatctgacTTGCTGGAGTCCTGTCCTGAGAAGAGCATGACAG atttaaaatggaTCGGAGTTCCAGGAGAAATTCGTGGGTTTGAAATGGCTCACAAGCTGTACGGAAAGTTGCGCTGGGCTGATCTCTTTCAGCCCACCATCAAACTGGCAAGACAGGGAATTCCCATCTCTGAAATCCTACAACCATATATTGAGCGAATCCCAAATACAAATGAAACCCAGTCTTTAAG aaaattatttacaGACACCAATGATAACTTGCTTAAAACTGGAGATATTGTGAAGTTTGAGAAACTGGCTGACACTTTGGAGATGATTGCAAAGCAAGGAGCAGATGTCTTTTATAATGGAAAAATAGCTGAAGATTTAGTCCAGGATGTGAAGGCTGCAG GAGGAACCCTCGATCTGGAGGACCTGGCATCATACAGAGCTACTTTGACTGACGCCTGGAATGTGCCTATGGGGGAGTATCAGATGTACTTCCCCCCTCCGCCTGCAGGGGGAAGCCTCCTCACCCTCATCCTCAACATCATGAGAG gATATAAGTTAAATCCAGACACTCTGACTGGGAAAGAAAAGACGCTGTTTTATCATCGCTACATTGAATCCTTTAAATTTGCAAATGGACTGAAGAAATACATACGAGATCCAAGGTTCACCTCAGAAAAG CGGGCAAAACAATTCACAGAGGAGGGCTTTGCCAACTACATACGAAGCTTGATCACCGACAACACGACACATGACCTCCAGTACTACAACGTTACTCCACATCTGGACAGCATTGGTACCACGCATGTGTCGGTGCTGCATGAAGACGGATCTGCTGTTGCTGTCACCAGCACCATAAACACAAT TTTTGGGTCCAGAGTTGTGTCTCCAAGAACAGGCATCATCCTGAATAATGAGTTGAAAGACTTTTGCGGAAGAGCGGACAGCATCTTACCTG GGGAGCGCCCCCCCTCCTCCATGTCTCCTGTGGTGATGAAGTCTAAATCAAAGATGCTTGTGATTGGAGGATCTGGCGGGAGTATGATTACCACTGGAATGGCATCG gcTCTCATTAACCATCTATGGTTAGGAAAAAGCCTTGAGGACGCCATTAATACAGCTATTGTGTTTGTGGACTCTAAAAATGCAGTGAAGTTTGAACCTGATTTTGATAAG ggtgtgattgaggctctTAAAGCCCTTGGACACAACCATGCAACGGCCCAAAAATTTTATAACGTGGTTAACGCTGTGGAGAAAGAGGACGGCTGCATCTTTGCGGTGTCTGATgccagaaaaaaaggagagcCAGATGGTTACTGA